From one Besnoitia besnoiti strain Bb-Ger1 chromosome Unknown contig00048, whole genome shotgun sequence genomic stretch:
- a CDS encoding cytochrome b (encoded by transcript BESB_058260) — MVIVTTSLHALILICSYLTKFYCASMVSRTHQISMSLFRAHLVFYRCALNLNSSYNFGFLVAITFVLQIITGITLAFRYTSEASCAFASVQHLVREVAAGWEFRMLHATTASFVFLCILIHMSRGMYNSSYSYLTTAWMSGLVLYLLTIATAFLGYVLPWGQMSFWGATVITNLLSPIPYLVPWLLGGYYVSDVTLKRFFVLHFILPFVGCILIVLHIFYLHLNGSSNPAGIDSALKVAFYPHMLMTDAKCLSYLIGLIFLQTAFGLIELSHPDNSIPVNRFVTPLHIVPEWYFLAYYAVLKVIPSKTGGLLVFMLSTLLNEISTTMKLIC, encoded by the exons atggttatagttacg actagtttacatgcgctcattttaatatgtagttatttaacgaagttctattgtgctagcatggtttcgagaacacaccaaatttccatgagtctattccgggcacacctcgtcttttatcggtgtgctctcaatctaaattcatcttataactttggtttcttagttgcaattacctttgtactccaaataattacaggtatcactttagcgttccgatatacttctgaagcatcttgtgcatttgctagtgttcaacatctagttagagaggtagcagcaggatgggaatttaggatgttgcatgcaacaactgcttctttcgtcttcttgtgtatcttaatacacatgtctcgaggtatgtataactccagctatagttatttaactactgcttggatgtctggtttagttttatatctacttactatagccactgctttcctcggttatgtactaccatggggacagatgagtttctggggtgctacagtcattactaatctcctttctccaataccatatttagtaccttggttactcggtggatactatgtatctgatgtaacattaaaacgattctttgtattgcactttatattaccttttgtaggttgcattctaattgtattacacatcttctatttacatttaaatggttctagtaaccctgcaggtattgattccgcacttaaagtagccttctatcctcatatgttaatgaccgatgctaaatgtctatcctatctaattggtttaattttcttacaaacggcttttggtttgattgaattatcgcacccagataactccataccagtgaaccggtttgtaactccgcttcatatcgtacctgaatggtactttttagcatattatgcggtgttaaaagtaatcccatccaaaaccggtggtttgttagtatttatgttatcaacattgctcaatgaaatatcaacaacgatgaaacttatttgttaa